From the genome of Candidatus Binatus sp.:
CGCCCGCCGATTAGCGCCGCGAACGGCACGAACGAGGTCTTCGCGACGAACTGGCGATAGCGATCGCCAAGTTCGCGAATCTTGCGCCGGTCCTGATGCATCCCGCCGATGATTCCGAGCACGGGGAACAGGCCGAAGAAAATCACGTCGCCGGCCCGTCCGTTCATCAGCATGTGCGCAATTCCAAACAGGGTGAATCCAACAAAAGCCGGATGTCGCGTGATCTTCAGGAGGCCACGCGGTTCAAGCCCGGCGGCAGGCGCGCCCATTGTGCCCGGATTCGGAGTGATGAAACTCCCGACCAACAGGATCAGCGCTGTCAACATTAGCAACCACGCAAGCTCTCGAAACGGGGGCACCGCGCGCAGAGCCCAAAGCAAGGGGCCGGCGTGCTTGTTGCGCGCGAATTCGTAGATTAACGGTCCCAGCGTCGCGAATGCGATTAGTGAATAGATACCGAGATATGGCTGTTCGCCGACCGCATTTATCAACCGAGGTCGAACGGCAGACGACGATATGATCAGATGGCTGGCCAGGAACAGAACTGCCCACAACGCGATCCAGACAGTCGCATCCATAAGGACCTCCGCGCGATCGCCCAGTAGTCGAGGCTCGCGTCAAATGCAGCGCGCCGGTTGCGGAACAACAGCATCGGCACGACCCCGCTCGATTCACGAATCGGCTCGAGCGGGGTTATAGATATCGTAATGGGCCGGGCATGCGAAATAGGGATCCCGCCGCCGTTCGAAGAGGCGATGAAAAGCATGGAACGCGAGATCATGCGCTTCCTGATGCGCTCGACCGGCGACCGCGAGGATGCGATGGACCTGTTCCAGGAAACGTGGCTGCGCGCCTATCGCGCCTACCCCACGCTGCAATCGAAAGACGGACTGCGGCCGTGGATTTTTCGAATCGCATCGAACCTGTGCCGCAATCGCGCGCGGGACAGGATGCGCCGCGGGCGCGTGATCGCCAGCGAGACTGCGGACGGCGCAGCGCCGGCCGATAACGCGCCGAACCGGCTCAATGGCGGACCCGAGGACGCGCTTCATTTAAAGAGAGCCATCTCGCGGCTGCCCGGCAAGCAGGGTCAGGCATTGATGATGCGCAAGTTCGCGGGGCTCGAATATGCGGAGATCGGCACGGCGCTGAATTGCTCGGCCGAGAGCGCGCGGGCAAGCGTCTATCAGGCAGTGAAAAAACTGAAGAAACTCGGGCTAGACGAGTAATCAAGATGAAGACCAATCGCATGGCGACGCAAGCCAACGAGAGTGCGCCGATCGACGACCGGGTGCTCGACGCAATGATCCGGCGGACGCGGCCTCGCATCGAGCGCGCGATGAAGATTATCCGCCGGCCGCAGGCGCGGGTCGGCGTGATTGCGTCGCCGCTTGGGCGTCTGCTGGTTGCGGAGAGCGACCGCGGCCTGGCGGCGATTCACTTTCTCTTCATAAGCGGGGGCGAGCGGACGCTCGCGATGCTGCGCAGGAAGTTCGATCTGATCGAGAATGAGGCGAGTGCCCGCCGGATCGGCGCGGAAATCGATCGCGTGTTCGAGGGCGACTTCAATGCGACGGTGCATCCGGTGGATCTGAGCCTGGT
Proteins encoded in this window:
- a CDS encoding RNA polymerase sigma factor — encoded protein: MRNNSIGTTPLDSRIGSSGVIDIVMGRACEIGIPPPFEEAMKSMEREIMRFLMRSTGDREDAMDLFQETWLRAYRAYPTLQSKDGLRPWIFRIASNLCRNRARDRMRRGRVIASETADGAAPADNAPNRLNGGPEDALHLKRAISRLPGKQGQALMMRKFAGLEYAEIGTALNCSAESARASVYQAVKKLKKLGLDE
- a CDS encoding NnrU family protein, translating into MDATVWIALWAVLFLASHLIISSSAVRPRLINAVGEQPYLGIYSLIAFATLGPLIYEFARNKHAGPLLWALRAVPPFRELAWLLMLTALILLVGSFITPNPGTMGAPAAGLEPRGLLKITRHPAFVGFTLFGIAHMLMNGRAGDVIFFGLFPVLGIIGGMHQDRRKIRELGDRYRQFVAKTSFVPFAALIGGRVRWAGNDMPWAAIGVGVVLTVAIVALHPMIFGGHPLG